One genomic segment of Peribacillus sp. FSL H8-0477 includes these proteins:
- a CDS encoding PilZ domain-containing protein, which translates to MKYNRDEPFRFTFTPPISGFFSITRLRGVNGLSRKGQMELLDISPRGVKFQSILDIPKSNEMELVLTFSINEEEFIRSGHIVWKQEGYKKHTYGFIFHDDPLINKRIIEELKKYNKSKKV; encoded by the coding sequence ATGAAATATAATCGTGACGAACCATTTCGATTTACATTCACCCCCCCTATATCAGGTTTTTTCAGTATCACACGCTTAAGAGGGGTAAATGGGCTAAGTCGGAAAGGCCAGATGGAACTGCTTGATATTAGTCCGCGCGGCGTTAAATTTCAATCCATCCTTGATATACCCAAATCAAACGAAATGGAGCTAGTTCTTACGTTCTCTATAAATGAAGAAGAATTTATCCGTTCCGGGCATATCGTTTGGAAACAAGAAGGGTATAAAAAGCATACATATGGGTTTATCTTTCATGACGATCCACTCATTAACAAACGAATCATTGAAGAATTAAAAAAATATAATAAAAGTAAAAAAGTCTAA
- a CDS encoding ABC transporter ATP-binding protein codes for MYLDIVNIQQMKINEGLITTLVGASGSGKTTLLRLLNRMTTPTSGRITYKGRNLEELDPVEHRRKVSMLSQTPLIFDGTVEDNLQIGLQLTEKKPVSSNQLMAVMETVLLEKTLKTDVQKLSGGEKQRLALARILLLEPEVYLLDEPTSALDEESELLVMDRFFQAVQKTEGSVIMISHSKILADVYSEQQIIIQKSCSVKG; via the coding sequence GTGTATTTAGATATTGTAAACATTCAGCAAATGAAAATAAATGAAGGACTTATTACGACTTTAGTAGGTGCAAGTGGTTCGGGTAAAACCACGCTGCTTCGTTTATTGAATAGGATGACAACTCCGACAAGCGGGAGAATAACCTATAAAGGCCGAAATCTTGAAGAATTAGACCCTGTCGAACATAGAAGAAAAGTGTCCATGCTTTCCCAGACACCGTTAATCTTCGACGGAACAGTGGAAGATAACCTACAGATTGGGTTGCAGCTTACTGAAAAAAAACCAGTATCTTCAAATCAGTTAATGGCTGTAATGGAAACAGTATTATTGGAGAAGACATTAAAAACAGATGTTCAAAAACTTTCGGGCGGAGAAAAACAGCGCTTGGCATTGGCCCGGATTCTGCTTCTAGAACCAGAAGTTTATTTACTGGACGAGCCAACTTCTGCCTTAGATGAAGAGTCCGAATTACTGGTCATGGATCGATTTTTTCAAGCTGTACAAAAAACAGAAGGGTCAGTAATCATGATTTCTCACTCGAAAATACTGGCGGACGTTTATTCTGAACAGCAGATAATCATACAAAAAAGTTGCTCCGTGAAGGGATGA
- a CDS encoding ABC transporter permease, with amino-acid sequence MNMERQGIIDIEFWRLMAAYFFVLVLLIIVRWRGIAREKQIIIATFRMTIQLVLAGYVLTYLFEYPNPLLTTLFLAAMSLFSIYTIFKSTGFPLSNKIKGVIALSMLCGPLFALLYFNSIVIHFKPWYEPRYFIPIAGMIVGNAMTGITLALKSLLDNLKGHRDKVEGALMLGAAPAKASKIYVDKAFDSAVLPTLNNMLGMGIIFLPGMMTGQMLSGISPLVAIEYQIAILLGILGSVSLTVILFIILGYRAFFNKHAQLDV; translated from the coding sequence ATGAATATGGAAAGACAAGGAATAATAGATATAGAGTTTTGGCGATTGATGGCTGCTTATTTTTTTGTTTTAGTCTTATTGATTATTGTTAGGTGGAGAGGGATTGCACGTGAAAAACAAATCATTATCGCAACATTCCGTATGACGATCCAACTTGTACTTGCAGGGTATGTATTGACATACCTATTTGAATACCCGAATCCCCTGCTCACGACGTTATTCTTAGCTGCAATGTCGCTATTTTCTATTTATACCATTTTTAAGAGTACTGGTTTTCCGCTTAGCAATAAGATAAAAGGAGTAATCGCTCTTTCGATGCTATGCGGTCCACTTTTTGCACTGTTGTATTTTAACAGTATCGTTATTCACTTTAAGCCATGGTATGAACCACGTTATTTTATCCCGATAGCCGGAATGATTGTCGGAAATGCGATGACAGGTATAACATTAGCTCTAAAAAGTCTTCTCGATAACTTAAAAGGACATCGTGATAAGGTTGAAGGAGCATTAATGCTCGGTGCTGCACCTGCCAAAGCAAGTAAGATATATGTTGATAAAGCATTTGATTCTGCAGTATTGCCTACACTCAACAATATGTTAGGGATGGGCATTATTTTCCTGCCTGGCATGATGACAGGGCAAATGCTGTCTGGAATCAGCCCATTAGTAGCGATTGAATACCAAATTGCCATTTTGCTTGGAATTCTTGGCAGTGTATCATTAACGGTTATTCTATTTATTATCCTCGGATACCGTGCATTCTTTAACAAACACGCACAGTTGGATGTCTGA
- a CDS encoding phosphocarrier protein HPr, producing MVEKSFKVIAETGIHARPATLLVQAAGKFDSDINLEFNGKKVNLKSIMGVMSLGIGKDAEITITAEGSDEQDALRTLADTLNKEGLAE from the coding sequence ATGGTCGAAAAATCATTTAAAGTAATCGCTGAAACAGGAATTCACGCTCGTCCAGCAACACTACTTGTACAAGCTGCGGGTAAATTTGATTCAGATATTAATCTTGAGTTTAATGGTAAAAAAGTAAACCTTAAATCTATTATGGGCGTAATGTCTCTTGGAATTGGTAAAGATGCTGAGATTACAATTACTGCTGAAGGTAGTGACGAGCAGGATGCGCTTCGTACGCTGGCTGATACTTTGAATAAAGAAGGTTTAGCTGAGTAA
- the ptsP gene encoding phosphoenolpyruvate--protein phosphotransferase — MSSLLNGIAASNGIAIAKAYRLIEPELSTSKRTIEVPADEQARFRAAIETSKQELESIRDKAEKDLGADKAAIFEAHLLVLSDPELLTPIEDRIKSESINAEFALKETADMFVMMFEQMDNEYMRERAADIRDVTKRVLAHLLGVQIPNPSMIAEEVIVIAEDLTPSDTAQLNRQFVKGFTTDVGGRTSHSAIMARSMEIPAVVGTKAATAEIQNGDLVIVDGLTGVVHINPTPELVKRYEDEYTAYEAQKAEWAKLVNEPTISVDGKQVELVANIGTPKDITGVIQNGGEGVGLYRTEFLYMGRDQLPTEDEQFEAYKAVLEGLSGKPVVVRTLDIGGDKELPYLNLPKEMNPFLGHRAIRLCLEEQEIFRTQLRALLRASSFGNLKIMFPMIATLGEFRQAKAILEEEKQELLKNGVSVSDHIEVGIMVEIPSTAVMADTFAKEVDFFSIGTNDLIQYTMAADRMNEQVSYLYQPYNPAILRLVKMVVDAAHKEGKWAGMCGEMAGDEVAIPLLLGLGLDEFSMSATSILKARSLITKLSQSEMESLAVSVLAMDTNDAVKAAVEEAVAKFN, encoded by the coding sequence ATGTCATCATTATTAAATGGGATTGCCGCTTCAAATGGTATTGCAATTGCTAAAGCGTATCGCTTGATTGAACCAGAACTAAGCACATCAAAACGGACAATAGAAGTTCCAGCTGATGAGCAAGCACGGTTCAGAGCAGCCATTGAAACGTCAAAACAAGAACTTGAAAGCATCCGAGATAAAGCAGAAAAAGATTTGGGTGCAGATAAAGCAGCTATTTTTGAGGCGCATTTGCTTGTTTTATCTGACCCAGAACTCTTGACTCCCATTGAAGATAGAATTAAGTCTGAAAGCATAAATGCTGAGTTTGCTCTTAAAGAAACAGCAGATATGTTTGTTATGATGTTTGAACAAATGGACAATGAATATATGCGAGAGCGCGCAGCGGATATTCGTGACGTTACTAAGCGTGTCCTTGCACACTTATTAGGCGTTCAAATTCCTAATCCTAGCATGATTGCAGAAGAAGTAATCGTCATTGCAGAAGATTTAACTCCTTCTGATACAGCACAGCTGAATCGTCAATTTGTTAAAGGGTTTACTACTGATGTAGGTGGAAGAACTTCTCACTCGGCAATTATGGCTCGTTCTATGGAAATTCCTGCAGTGGTTGGAACAAAAGCAGCAACAGCAGAAATTCAGAACGGTGATTTAGTCATTGTTGATGGATTAACAGGGGTTGTTCATATTAATCCTACTCCAGAATTAGTAAAGCGCTATGAAGATGAATATACAGCGTATGAAGCACAAAAAGCTGAATGGGCTAAACTTGTAAATGAGCCGACTATTTCTGTTGACGGTAAACAAGTTGAATTGGTTGCTAATATCGGAACACCTAAAGATATTACAGGTGTTATTCAAAATGGTGGTGAAGGTGTAGGCCTTTATCGTACTGAATTCTTGTATATGGGCCGCGATCAGCTTCCAACGGAAGATGAACAATTTGAAGCGTATAAAGCTGTGTTAGAAGGTCTTTCAGGAAAACCAGTTGTTGTACGTACACTTGATATCGGTGGAGATAAGGAACTTCCTTACTTGAACTTGCCGAAAGAAATGAATCCTTTCCTTGGTCACCGTGCAATTCGGTTATGCCTTGAAGAACAGGAAATATTCCGTACACAGCTTCGTGCTCTTCTTAGAGCAAGCTCATTTGGAAACTTGAAGATTATGTTCCCTATGATTGCCACGCTGGGTGAGTTCCGTCAGGCGAAAGCCATTCTTGAAGAAGAAAAGCAAGAGCTTCTAAAAAATGGTGTGTCTGTTTCAGATCATATCGAAGTGGGAATCATGGTTGAAATTCCTTCAACGGCTGTAATGGCTGATACTTTTGCTAAAGAAGTAGATTTCTTTAGTATCGGTACAAATGACTTGATCCAATATACAATGGCAGCGGATAGAATGAACGAGCAGGTTTCTTACCTGTATCAACCATATAATCCAGCTATTTTACGTTTGGTCAAGATGGTTGTTGATGCAGCTCATAAAGAAGGAAAATGGGCAGGTATGTGCGGCGAAATGGCAGGGGATGAAGTTGCGATTCCGTTGTTATTAGGTCTTGGACTTGATGAGTTCTCTATGAGTGCTACATCAATTCTAAAGGCTCGCTCACTGATTACTAAATTGTCACAATCAGAGATGGAATCATTAGCTGTATCTGTATTAGCTATGGATACCAATGATGCTGTTAAAGCTGCTGTTGAAGAGGCAGTTGCTAAGTTTAATTAA
- a CDS encoding SDR family oxidoreductase, giving the protein MDLGLRNKRALVIASSQGLGKAIAAELLKEGADVMLASRNEEKLAAVQKELTGLGGRVSFKTTDITKPDEVEALVKQTADEFGGFEILVNNSGGPPSGLFSEMTDEDWQKSFELNLLSYIRVIRASLPYLRKDGGKIINIASSAIKEPLPGLILSNTFRTAVVGLAKTLSVELAPDIMINTLAPGRIATDRLAQLDAITAGKQGITIEEVEKQVSAKIPMKRYGHPEEFAKFAAFLLSDANSYITGQAFLVDGGNVRSI; this is encoded by the coding sequence ATGGATTTAGGTTTACGTAATAAACGTGCGCTTGTTATTGCTTCAAGTCAAGGTCTTGGAAAAGCAATTGCTGCTGAATTGCTTAAGGAAGGTGCAGACGTTATGCTGGCGAGCAGAAATGAAGAGAAACTCGCAGCAGTTCAAAAGGAATTAACGGGTTTGGGAGGGAGAGTCTCTTTTAAAACAACTGATATTACAAAGCCTGATGAGGTGGAAGCTTTGGTCAAACAAACTGCTGATGAGTTTGGCGGTTTTGAGATTCTAGTGAATAATTCTGGAGGCCCGCCTAGTGGATTGTTTAGTGAAATGACAGATGAAGATTGGCAAAAATCGTTTGAACTTAATTTATTGAGTTATATTCGCGTTATTCGAGCAAGCCTTCCTTATTTGCGTAAGGATGGAGGAAAAATCATAAATATTGCGTCGTCTGCGATAAAAGAACCTCTGCCTGGCTTAATTTTATCAAATACCTTTAGAACTGCAGTTGTGGGTCTAGCAAAGACACTTTCTGTTGAATTAGCACCTGATATTATGATTAATACCCTTGCACCTGGTCGGATTGCTACGGATCGACTGGCGCAATTAGATGCCATTACTGCAGGTAAACAAGGGATCACGATTGAGGAAGTAGAGAAACAAGTAAGTGCAAAAATACCAATGAAACGATATGGTCATCCAGAAGAGTTTGCCAAGTTTGCAGCCTTCTTGCTTTCAGATGCAAATTCCTATATTACAGGTCAAGCCTTCTTGGTTGATGGTGGTAATGTCAGGTCAATATGA
- a CDS encoding NAD(P)-dependent oxidoreductase has translation MVKEKTIIGFIGTGVMGNSMARHIMNEGFKLIVYTRSKEKAQDLLENGARWAISPEELAQQADVIISMVGYPKDVEEIYLGEKGILKNSGRTKYVIDMTTSTPSLAGKIYEKALEAGVKALDAPVSGGDIGARERKLTIMAGGSKDDFEDIKSILEIFGTNIIYQGEAGAGQHTKMCNQIAIASNMIGVAEAVVYAKKAGLDPEKVLQSISAGAAGSWSLSNLAPRMIKGDFAPGFYIKHFIKDMGIALEEAEKMQMDVPGLKLAKSLYEELAEAGEESSGTQAILKHWS, from the coding sequence ATAGTAAAAGAGAAAACAATAATTGGTTTTATCGGTACAGGCGTGATGGGAAACAGTATGGCCCGGCATATTATGAACGAAGGGTTCAAACTTATCGTATATACAAGATCCAAAGAAAAGGCTCAAGATTTGCTGGAAAATGGAGCAAGATGGGCCATTTCACCTGAAGAGCTTGCACAACAGGCAGATGTGATCATTTCAATGGTTGGTTATCCAAAAGATGTTGAAGAAATCTATTTAGGTGAGAAAGGAATCTTAAAAAATAGTGGACGAACTAAATATGTTATTGATATGACCACCTCAACCCCTTCTTTAGCTGGTAAGATTTATGAAAAGGCACTTGAAGCAGGAGTGAAGGCGCTTGACGCACCTGTTTCTGGTGGAGATATTGGGGCAAGAGAGCGTAAGTTAACGATTATGGCCGGTGGTTCGAAAGATGACTTTGAGGATATTAAAAGTATATTAGAGATTTTTGGTACAAATATTATCTATCAAGGTGAAGCTGGGGCTGGTCAACACACAAAGATGTGTAATCAAATTGCGATTGCTTCGAACATGATTGGCGTTGCTGAAGCAGTCGTCTATGCAAAAAAAGCAGGTCTTGATCCGGAAAAAGTGTTACAGAGTATTTCCGCAGGAGCTGCAGGAAGCTGGTCACTATCTAACCTTGCGCCTAGAATGATTAAAGGTGATTTTGCTCCTGGATTTTATATCAAACATTTTATTAAGGATATGGGGATAGCTCTAGAAGAAGCAGAAAAAATGCAGATGGATGTTCCGGGATTGAAGCTGGCAAAATCGCTATATGAAGAGCTTGCAGAAGCAGGGGAAGAAAGCAGTGGTACACAAGCGATATTAAAGCACTGGTCATAA